The Coleofasciculus sp. FACHB-1120 region CAAAGCGGGTAATTTCCTCCACTCCAAAAAATTCTGACCGACCTGTGCGAACTTGGTCAATCAAGTGAGGGAAGCCCTGTTGTAAGGCTGCGATCGCTCCATCTTCATCGTAGGAGCGTCCCGGTCCTTTGAGAAACCGCAACAGCAGCACTCTCGTTGCTGAATCAGTATTAATTCCTAGTCCAATTGAGCGTAACACCACGCCCAGCGCCGCCTGGGATTTTCCCTTCCCCGCCCCGTCATAAACATGAATTTGACCGACGAGACGCTCAGAACGCACTTGAGCCGTGCGAATGCCGATCCCCATTCTACTCATAATTCTCATGAATCTTAGCTGTCACAAACTGTTAACAATAGCAGCTTAGAAGGGTAAAGTGAAAAGAATTAACAGTCGCCGTTCCCTAAAGCTAAAGTGGAGACTGGGAATGGGTCGTAGGGGATAGGGAGTCAATTGTCTATCGTTCACTTGTTAGTTGTTTTTTCGCTTCTCCTGAGCCATAACCCGCAAGCGACTACTCCCGGTTCTATTTATTTAGGAATATTTCAAATATGCTTTATTTATCTAAAAAACCCGTGGGTTTCCTCAAATCGTTAGGAGAATAAGAATGGAAGGGCAACCCGCCCTAACCCCGGTCAAAACGAACGTCAAAATTTAATTAACCAGGTGTCAGAGAGACAACCTTATGCTTTCCAATGTTTTCCCGCTCCAAGCAATTTTATTTCAATTTTTATTTTTGCTGATTGCGATCGCGATTGAATCCTTCATTTTATACCGGCGATTAAATCTTAGTCGTAAAAGAAGCATTGACTATGCCATTTCGATTAATTTACTTTCAACCATTCTGGGTTGGATAGTGTTCTTTTACATACATCCTTGGCTTCCCCGGTCGCTGAAATCTCAGTTAATGAGTTACATCTTTTTTGACCGTTTCTTTTCATTTGCTCAGTCACCCAATATTGTGACAGAGCTAATCTTAAGCAGTTTTGTTGCCTTCTTTGCCACCTTTATCGTTAAATTGAAAGGATTGGAAATTTTACAACTGTTACTAGAAGTGCCAACTCATGTGGAAAGAGCAAAAACAGATAAGTCTAACCCTCGCTCTTTTCGGCTACTGGCTTTCAACTCCGATATTCTTTTAATTAACGCCGTTTTTCAGGCCAACATTTACAGTTTCGCCGCAATTACAATCATGTTATTTATTCGGACTAGATTTAGTTAATCGCTAATCGTCTTCAACCATTTGGCTTGCTTTCAAATAAGCACTTATTTATCAGATCGTCGCGAAGTCATCAATCTAAGTCTAATTGAATAAGGATTTTTAGCGAATATGGCATCGATTCTTGACTTTTTTATCTTTAAATATTTAATCAACACTTTTAAAGAATTATGGAAAAACCTAGCTCCTACCCGTGCTTATTCCTGGAAAACCTTCATTTATCTCAGTTTCTTTTCTTGGTTAATGTCACTTTTGGCAACTGATTTAGTGCATGGTATTATCACCCATTGCGCTTGGATATTTTTAATTATTGGAGTGAGTTGGGCTACGACAGAAAACCCCTTTAAAATTGGGAAAATTCCGATTGGACCCTGGATTACGGGTGCTTTAATCTGTATGTTTTTATTTGGCGATTGGACGGGGAGCATTCCCCCAATTGCTTTAATAATTTGGCCTACGCTTTCATCAGTGATTGCTGTCTTCCCAACATTTTTTGATGAAAGGATAAAATTAAAGGTGCCAGCACCGCAATTTCGTCAAAATATTATTATTTTGATTGGCAGCAATATGGTAATTAGCTGCTGGATTCAATTTTATTTTGTTGCTCAAGATTGGTTTGAACAATATCCTACCTTGCTTTCCGATCATTTTGGAAAAACAACGATGGTATCTGACTCGGAATCTCAACAAACGAGACTTCTAAGAGGTACCGTCGTTCTAGAATTTATGGAACCCTTGTTAGTACAAGAATTAGAGAATAAGTCTTGGTCAGAAGTGGAAAAATGGCTGCTAGAACCACAACCTCGAATTGAAGCTATTCGGGCAGAAGCAGTCAAAAAAGTTCCGAAAGTAGAAGAAGATTTCTGGTGGCGTTATACCTATAATATCGGGTCAATTAACTCAGGGTATAACTTACAATTGCGGGCGGTTTGGCAAGGTCCTCGTTCCCAAACCGAAGCCTATTATGTTGAAAAAAATTGTCAAATTACTCAAAGCTATCAACCCATCGTAACTCAATCAAGTGCGACGCCCGGTCAGACAGCAGTACAAAATATTGCGGTTGCAAAAGTCAATTGTCAACCCATCAGCGAACTAAAAAGCTATGAATGACGAACACTCTATCTAAAGACTTTTAGATAGAGTTAGGAGGCGGTTGATAAAGGGGAAGAAGTTCATTACCTGAAAAATTAACTATTAGTAACAGAAATGCTATTTTTTCTTCGTGCCAAGGATAGAATATAAATCGTTGAGAGAAATCATCAATGATGATATAGAAGGACGATGAGTTTAAGCACAGTAGAATCGAGGAAAACCAATGGGTTTCAGGCAGCGATCGAAAGTTTGAAGAGAATTTGGGCGATCGCAGTGAATGGGTTTCGGGAAGTCATCCGCGATCGCGTCCTCTATATCATCGGATTTTTTGCGCTGTTAATGGTGGCGGCGTGGCGGCTGTTACCGGAAGTAGCAGCAACCACAGAAGATAAAATTCTCAA contains the following coding sequences:
- a CDS encoding DUF5357 family protein, which gives rise to MASILDFFIFKYLINTFKELWKNLAPTRAYSWKTFIYLSFFSWLMSLLATDLVHGIITHCAWIFLIIGVSWATTENPFKIGKIPIGPWITGALICMFLFGDWTGSIPPIALIIWPTLSSVIAVFPTFFDERIKLKVPAPQFRQNIIILIGSNMVISCWIQFYFVAQDWFEQYPTLLSDHFGKTTMVSDSESQQTRLLRGTVVLEFMEPLLVQELENKSWSEVEKWLLEPQPRIEAIRAEAVKKVPKVEEDFWWRYTYNIGSINSGYNLQLRAVWQGPRSQTEAYYVEKNCQITQSYQPIVTQSSATPGQTAVQNIAVAKVNCQPISELKSYE
- the fraC gene encoding filament integrity protein FraC, with amino-acid sequence MLSNVFPLQAILFQFLFLLIAIAIESFILYRRLNLSRKRSIDYAISINLLSTILGWIVFFYIHPWLPRSLKSQLMSYIFFDRFFSFAQSPNIVTELILSSFVAFFATFIVKLKGLEILQLLLEVPTHVERAKTDKSNPRSFRLLAFNSDILLINAVFQANIYSFAAITIMLFIRTRFS